The genomic DNA TTCGGTTCGGTTCCGATGCGAGCGGGGGACTTCGATCGTATCGTAGTCGAGGCCGAGATCGTCGAGTTTCGTGCGAACCATCGCACAGAACGGACAGCCAGGAAGATCGTACAGCGTGATATCTGCCATCGTGGGCGAGAATAGGGGCCTCGAGCCGTAAGAACACAGTGGTTGCGGCGGGCTTCGATCGATAGCGTACGGGATCGAGCGCGAGTGGGGACGGTCTAGCCGAGCATGCCGCTCGTAGCGACGTAGAAGTAGCCGATCAGTGCGACGGCGATCGCCCACTGTCCGAGCCGGACGTCGCTGCGTTCACCCATCGCCGTTTTGATCAGGGGATACGCGATGATCCCGGCGGCCAGTCCGGTCGCAATCGAGTAGGTCAGCGGCATGATCGTGATCGTGAGCCCGGCAGAGACCGACCACGCGGGGTCTTCCCAGTCGATGTCGAGGACGCCCTGGAGCATGATGACTCCGACGGCGACGAGCGCGATGAACGACGCGTAGGCGGGAATCGCGGCGATGATCGGCACTGCGATCAGCGATAGCGCGAACAGAACCCCAACCACGAGGGCGGTGAACCCGGTGCGGCCACCCTCCTCGACGCCGGTCGAGGACTCGACGAAGGTCGTCACCGTCGAGGTACCGACCATCGCCCCGACGGTCGTCCCGACAGCGTCGGCCATCAGTGGCTTCTCGATTTCGGGGAGCTCGCCGTCTTCGTCTAAGAACTCACCGAACTGGGCGACGCCGATGAGCGTCCCGGCGGTGTCGAAGAAGTCGACGAAGAAGAACGTGAACACGACGAGGACGAACGTCAGCGGGTCGACGTCGCGCAGTCCCTCGACGAAGGCACCGGCAAGCGGCGTGATGTCGTAGTGTGGGGATGTCACCGCTTCGAAGGTGACTTCGCCGGTTCTCTCGTCGAGCAACGTCTCGGGTGCGAGTGCCGACGCACTCGCAACGCCAGTGAGTAACAGTCCCCAGCCGGCAACGGCTGTCGTGACGATGCCAGCGATGATCGCGCCCTTCATCCCGCGTGCCCACAGGATAAACGTCAAGAAGAGGCCGGCGAGCCCGAGGATCGCGGCTGGATTCTGTGCGACGTTACCGAGCGTGACCAGCGTCGCTGGATCGCCCGTCACGACCTGCATCTCTTGAAGCCCGATAAACAGCAGGAACACACCGATCCCCGCACCGACCGAGAATTTGACTGGTTCAGGGAAGAGGTTGATGACGTATTTGCGGGCCCCAACGGCCGTGATAGCGATGAAAATGATTCCTTCGACGAAAACCGCAGCGAGGGCCGTCTGCCACGGAATCCCCATCCCGATAACGACGGTAAACGTAAAGAAGGCGTTGAGCCCCATCCCGGGAGCCAGTCCGAAGGGTCGATTGGCGTACAGCGCCATCACCAGCACCGCGACGACCGAGGCGATGATCGTCGCGATCGCCAGCATCTGGAACACCTCGTTCGAGTCGTAGACGGCCCCGTCGATGGTCGTCTGCTGGTTGATGTCGCCCTGTTCGTTGAAGCCCATGATCGCCGGCAGCAACACCGTCGGGTTCACCACGATGATATACGACATCGCCAAGAACGTCGTAATCCCCGCGATCAGTTCGGTCGTGAAATCGGTATTATGTTCGTCAAATTCGAAATATGACGACAGTAACTCGATAGCCCCCATTTTGGATGCTCGAGCGTAGCAACACCGGTTAGTTAAGCGTTTTTGTCCAGCCTGCTATATCATGAAAGAACATTCATGCATATTGGTTGATATGGGTCCCGGTCAGTGGGTTCCGGCGGGGCCGCGACTGTCCTGTGGGCTTACCACGACTGCCGGACAGCAGACCGTCTGACGAGGTAACAAGCTGTTACCCGGGCTGTCAGTCTGGCTGGTCAGTTGCTGTCGACCGGTGGACGAACGTATTTCACCCCCGAGCGCGTACTGTGGTACCATGAGGTTTGTCATCGTTGGGTACGGTCGAGTCGGCTCACGGACGGCAACGATCCTCGCCGAGGAGGGCCACGATGTCGTCGTCGTCGACACCGACATCGACCGGCTCGAGCGTGTCTCCGACGACGAAATCGAGACGGTACACGGCGATGGGTCCGACGAGGATGTCCTCGCACAGGCGGGCATCGAGATGGCCGAGGCGATCGGGGCCTTTACGCCCGATCTCAACGTCAACTTCGCGGCCTGTATGGTCGGCACCCACCACGGCTGTCGAACCGTCTTGCGGATCGACGCCGATTACCGCGAGGACATCTACGAGAAGTACGCTGCAGAGGTCGACGAGATCATCTACCCCGAACGACTCGGCGCTGCAGGTGCGAAAACCGCCCTGCTTGGTGGAGACTTCAACGTCGTCACCGACCTCGCCGCAAACCTTCAGTTGACCGTCCTTGAGATCACGGAGGAGTCGCCGGCGGTCGGCAAGCGGATGAGCGAACTCGAGTTGCCCGAATCCGCACGGATCTACGCCCATGGCCGCGCACACGAGCCGCTGACGATTCCGCTCCCGGGAACGGAACTCGCGGTCGGCGACGAGGTCGCGGTCATCACCGAGACCGACCGCGCTGATGCGGTTCGGTCCGCCCTGTTACCCGCCAGTGCCTGATACGGTTTGCTGTAACGAGTGACCGGCCCGACCGCAGGACGGTCGCGGCCCCACCGGCACTGACTGACAGCAGACCGTCTGATACGAGGGATATCACCGCGGCTCGAGCCGCGGTGTCCCAGACGTGCCTCTGACACTTGTCCCGAATGGTTATGGGGGAAGAGAAACGGGAGCAGGCGCGCAGGCGAGTGGATGGGGGGAGTGTGGTGGGGAGGCCGCCAGCGCGCCTATTCGTTTCGTTACGGTGTGGGATAATAAAACCGCGTCAGACGGGGGTCAGACGGACGACGAAGCATCGTTTTCGGGACGGAAGACGAGCACGTTCTGGTGGACCATCGAGGGGACAAAGGAGAACGGATAGCCGTAGACGTGAAGGTCTTTCGTCGGGTCGTACCAGATCAGATTCGCTGCCAGCGACAGCGGCGCGGTCGACTCGATCGCCTGTGCGAGCTCCGCCGAGAGGAACTCGTAAGACTGCTCGCGATACATGTCGCCGATGAAGACGACGACGTGACCGTTCGAGGTGACGGCGTCGGAAAAGCGGTCAAACTTCTCGGCCATGTCCGCGAGCCAGTCGGCTTTCGTTTCCCAGGTTCCGCCTCCATCGGCGGGCATATCGCCGTCCTCGTCGCCCTCGGCTGTCCCGTCGAACGACCCCAGCTTGCTCTCACGAGTCCGGTTTTCGTTGCGTGTCTGCTCGAGTTCGTCCATGTGCCAGTAGGGCACGTCGGTCAACAGGAGGTCGACCGAGCCGTCGTCGACGTCGGCGATCAGGTCGGCGCAGTCGCCGTGGCGCATGTCCTGTGT from Natrinema sp. HArc-T2 includes the following:
- a CDS encoding TrkA family potassium uptake protein, whose translation is MRFVIVGYGRVGSRTATILAEEGHDVVVVDTDIDRLERVSDDEIETVHGDGSDEDVLAQAGIEMAEAIGAFTPDLNVNFAACMVGTHHGCRTVLRIDADYREDIYEKYAAEVDEIIYPERLGAAGAKTALLGGDFNVVTDLAANLQLTVLEITEESPAVGKRMSELELPESARIYAHGRAHEPLTIPLPGTELAVGDEVAVITETDRADAVRSALLPASA
- a CDS encoding DNA methyltransferase, with the protein product MADDGERHRQSRLFTDENGEFDADRAREESLPVEDGEVVDTDELADHQRYVEGRGIYDERNRVNDLTGKEWKYATKSVIAEGYPPDLQHELRSEHGGQKPPRLCAELIGRFSKAGDTVLDPFAGVGGTLLGASLCEHEGTGRREAIGFERTDRWVEIYHEVLERENDERRACGEPPLATQDMRHGDCADLIADVDDGSVDLLLTDVPYWHMDELEQTRNENRTRESKLGSFDGTAEGDEDGDMPADGGGTWETKADWLADMAEKFDRFSDAVTSNGHVVVFIGDMYREQSYEFLSAELAQAIESTAPLSLAANLIWYDPTKDLHVYGYPFSFVPSMVHQNVLVFRPENDASSSV
- a CDS encoding NCS2 family permease; the encoded protein is MGAIELLSSYFEFDEHNTDFTTELIAGITTFLAMSYIIVVNPTVLLPAIMGFNEQGDINQQTTIDGAVYDSNEVFQMLAIATIIASVVAVLVMALYANRPFGLAPGMGLNAFFTFTVVIGMGIPWQTALAAVFVEGIIFIAITAVGARKYVINLFPEPVKFSVGAGIGVFLLFIGLQEMQVVTGDPATLVTLGNVAQNPAAILGLAGLFLTFILWARGMKGAIIAGIVTTAVAGWGLLLTGVASASALAPETLLDERTGEVTFEAVTSPHYDITPLAGAFVEGLRDVDPLTFVLVVFTFFFVDFFDTAGTLIGVAQFGEFLDEDGELPEIEKPLMADAVGTTVGAMVGTSTVTTFVESSTGVEEGGRTGFTALVVGVLFALSLIAVPIIAAIPAYASFIALVAVGVIMLQGVLDIDWEDPAWSVSAGLTITIMPLTYSIATGLAAGIIAYPLIKTAMGERSDVRLGQWAIAVALIGYFYVATSGMLG
- a CDS encoding glutathione S-transferase N-terminal domain-containing protein, which gives rise to MADITLYDLPGCPFCAMVRTKLDDLGLDYDTIEVPRSHRNRTEVQEVSGQTGVPVITDETTGVEGMPESSDIIEYLEETYGDDAA